The genomic stretch TCTGCCGAAGACGCCAAGCACATTCTCGCCGCCGCACCGTCAAACAAATGAACGCACGGATGCTGTTGTGGCAGATCTGGTTCAGCGGAGCCGTTAACAGCCCCCGATGTGATGGAGCGTTTCGCGGCGTCCGAGCGCACGGAGCTGGTTCCTCGCCAACCGTTGGAAGGATGCGGGATTAGGCTCCCATCGGCGAGGTGCATTAATCCAACGGCTTGTAGGCGATCACGTCTATCTCGACTTTCACGTCCACCATCATTGGAGACTGGACGGTGGAGCGGGCTGGCGGGTGGTCTATGAAGTGCTTCTGGAAGACCGCGTTGAAGCTTGAGAAGTCACGGGCGTCGTCGAGCCATACATTGACCTTCACCACGTCCTCCAGCGTGCAGTCCGCAAGTTCGAGAACGGATCTGATGTTCTCGATCACCTGTTCGGTCTGCGCCACGATGTTGCCGACGATAACCTCGCCTCCGACCGTAGGAACTTGACCCGATACATAGACGAAATCGCCAGCACGGACGGCTTTGGCGAAGGGACGGCGCTGGCCGCCTGCCTGGCTGTCGGCGACGTCATAGCGGATCAGTTTCTTGTTGGTCATGGAATGCGCTTTCTGTTTGGCAAGGCCGGGCGTCAAGACCGGGTCACAGCGTTTCCTGCACGAAGTGCATGGGTGAAACTTCACGATACGCCCGTTTGGGCGGGACGTAGTCAAAAGCGCGGACTGGGCTTTTGATCTCTTCTGAAAGTGGTGGGGCCATCTGGCCGCGCCGGGTCGGGTCCGGGATCGGCACCGCGGATATCAGCCGTCGGGTGTATGGGTGCTGGGGGTTTTCGAAGATAGCCGCCCGCGGCCCGATCTCGACAATCTCCCCGAGGAACATCACGGCTACCCGATGGCTCATACGCTCGACCACGGCCATGTCATGGGAGATGAACAGGTAGGCGAGGCCATGCTGCTGCTGCAGATCCAGCAGAAGATTGGAGACCTGCGCCTTGACCGACACGTCGAGGGCCGAGACAGCCTCGTCGGCTACGATGAATTTCGGTTCGAGCGCGAGTGCTCGCGCGATCGAGATTCGCTGGCGCTGGCCGCCGGAGAATTCATGCGGGTGCCGATCAGCCATTGCGGCGGAGAGGCCCACCTGTTCGAGAAGCTGCGACACGCGCAGCTTTGCCTCCTTGCGGCCCATCAGGCCATGGGCGAGGATTGGCTCAGCAATCGCGGAACCCACGGTGATGCGCGGATTAAGGGAGGCGAACGGGTCCTGAAAGATCATCTGCGAGGAGCGGCGCATCTCACGCAACTCGCGGTTACCTGCTTTCGTGATATCCTGCCCGTCGATCACGATCGACCCGGCGGCTGGGGTGAGGAGCCTGATGATGGCGCGACCGGTCGTCGACTTGCCGCAGCCGGATTCGCCCACCAGCGCGAGTGTCTCGCCAGGGCGCAGGTCGAAGGACACATCTTCCACGGCATGAACACGCCCGTTCGGAAGATCGAAACGGACCGCGAGGTTATCGACCCTGAGGATCGGTTCCACCGTCTGTGGAACCGGGTTCATTTGGATGCCATCCGTCGCTTCTCCGGTTGCCGGATCGACCTCCGGGAACCGCCGCGGTGCGTTTGCAGCACCCATCGTGCCGAGCCGCGGGATGGATGCGAGCAGCGACTTCGTGTAGACGGCCCTCGGGTTGGCAAAGATTTCGTGCGTTGAACCGGTTTCGACCATGTCCCCGCGAAACATCACCACAGTGCGATCCGCAATCTCGGCGACGACGCCCATGTCGTGGGTGATGAACAGGATGCCCATGTTCTCCTCCCTCTGCAGTTCGCGCAGGAGGTGAAGGATCTCGGCCTGGATAGTCACGTCGAGCGCCGTGGTCGGTTCGTCGGCGATCAGCAGCTTCGGCCGGCAGGCGAGCGCCATGGCGATCATGACGCGCTGGCGCATGCCTCCGGAGAATTTGTGCGGGTATTCGTGCAACCGGGTCTTGGCGGCTGGAATGCGAACGCGTTCCATTAGCCGCAGGGCTTCGGCTTCCGCTTGCCCCCATGACAGGCCCCGATGCAGGACCAGGGCCTCGGCAATCTGGTTGCCGATGGTGAAGACTGGGTTGAGCGAGGTCATCGGCTCCTGGAAGATCATGCCGATGGAGCCGCCGCGGACGGAGCGCATCTGCTTGTCACTCATCTTCAGGACATCTGTGCCGTCGAGCAGAATCCGGCCTTCGATACGGGATCGTCCTGCAGGCAGAAGCCGCATGGTCGATAGCGCCGTGACGCTCTTGCCGGAACCGGATTCGCCGACGATGGCGACCGTTTCGCCGGCATCTACATGCAGGTTGATATCGCGGATAACAGCCTTCCATCCCTCAGTGGTCTTGAACGAGGTGGTCAGGTTCTCGACGGCAAGCACTGGCGGCGTCGTGGTCATGGCAGTGGTCATGATCAGCTTTCCTTGGCCAGTCGTGGATCAACGAAGTCACGCAGGCCGTCTCCGAGCAACTGCAGCGAGAGAACCGAGAACACGATGGCCAGTCCCGGGAAGATCATCAGCCACGGGGCGTTGTTCATGTATTCACGGCCGGACGCGAGCATCGTCCCCCAAGTCGGCATGTCGGTGGAAACGCCGACGCCAAGGAATGAGAGGCTTGCTTCCGCCAGCATTGCCGAAGCAAAGACGAAGGTCGCCTGAACCAGGATGGGGGAGGCGAGGTTGAGCAGGACATGCCGGGCAAGGATCTGCCAGGTAGGCAGGCCCATGGCGACTGCCGCCTCGATATAGGGTAGTTCGCGCAGGACGAGCGTCGAGCCGCGTACAATCCGGGCGAGGCGGGGGGCATAGGTTATCCCGAGCGCGATGATGACAGTCGAAAGCGAGGGGCCGAGTGCAGCAACCAGCGCGATCGCAAGCAGGATGTCCGGGAAGGACATCATTGCATCGAGGAGGCGGGAGATGGGCGCATCCAGGCTGCGGAAGAAACCGGCGGCAACTCCCAGGATCACGCCGAGCACAGTCGAGATCGCGACGACGCCCAGACTGACGAGCAGCGAGACTCGCCCGGCGAAGATCGCCCGCGAAAAGATATCGCGCCCGAATTCGTCGGTTCCAAACAGGTTGGTCATCGACGGCGGCTTCAGTTTGTTGACGATCGAGAGCTTGTTCGGAGCATAGGGGGCAACCCATGGCGCAAGAAGTGCAGCCAGTATGACCACCACCAGGATGACGGTGCCGAGCAGCACCGCCCGGTTGCCGAACAGGCGGCGAAGGCCAGACACCAACGGCATGGAGACGGAGGCCATCGTGGTCATTGGCGCACCCGTGGATCAACGAGGATATAAAGCACGTCTACGATGAAATTGATGAGCACATAGATGGCGGCGACAACAAGCAATGTTCCCTGAATCACCGGGTAATCGCGCCTCAGTACTGCCGATACGACAAGGTTACCAATCCCGGGCAATCCGAAAACGGTCTCCGTAACGACGGCACCGGCGACGAGCAGCGCGATCGACAGGCCGATGACGGTGATGATCGGGATCAATGCATTCTTCAGCGCGTGTTTCAGGATAACGCGACCTTCACCCGCTCCCTTGGCCCGTGCGGTCCTGACATAGTCGTCACCGAGAACGTCCAGCATGGCGGCGCGGGTGAAGCGTGTGATCAACGCGGAGTTGACGACGCCGAGCGCCACTGCTGGCAGGACAAGATGGTGAAGACGGTCAAGGAAAGAGGTGTCGGGACCACCATAGCCGGAGGCGGGAAACCAGCCCTGGCCGACAGCGAATACCTGGATCAGGATCAGGCCGAGCCAGAAGCTCGGCACACTCGCCGCCACCATGGTCAAGGTAACAACGATCTGGTCGAAGAGTGTGCCCCGCTTGACTGCGGACAATATCCCGACCGGTAGGGCAATCAGGACGGCGATCAGGATTGAGAACAGGGTGAGGAAGAAAGTCGGCTCCGCCCGTGCGGCAAGTGCCGTCGTGACGGGTTGGTTGAGGAAGATCGACTGGCCGAGATCGCCCTGCAATATGCCCAGCACGAACTGGCCGTATTGCAGGAGGAGCGGCGCATCAAGCCCCAGACGGGTGCGCAGTTGCGCGATGTCTTCCGGGGTCGCATCGGATCCCAGCATGACCGCGGCAGGATCGCCAGGCGTTACGCGAACGATGATGAAGACCACCGTCACGACAAGGGCGAGCACTATGGCCATTCCCCCCAGCCGTTTCACGAGTGCCTGAGCGATCCTTGCCATCAGTCAGTCCTTACTTCTTCGGGCTCACGTTCCAGAAATGCGGCCAATAGGTAGGCTCATAACCTTCAACGCCATTGGCTAGACCGGAAACGGCGTTGAAGTTCCCCACCTTGTAGAGCGGAGCATCGTCATAGATGACCGTCTGGATGCCGTCCCAGGCCTCCTTCTTTGCCTCGTCGGTCGTAGCATCCATATAGGCAGCAACTGCCTTGGCCTTCTGCTCGGAGACATACCAGCCCGGATAGGTGTCGGTAATCGTGTTGATCGTCGTCGGATCGCCGGGGAAGTTGGAGTGGGTGATGAAGATGTCCCATTCCTTCGGATCAGCGCGACGGGTCGTCAGCGTTGCCCAGTCCACCACCTGAAGGTCGACCTTGAAGCCCGCGGCTTCGAGATAGGCCTTTGCGACCTCGCCGATCTTGTAGTGGAACTCGTACTGGCGGCTGGTCATCAGGCGCAGTGGCGTGCCATCGTATCCGCCCGCTTCCAGAAGTTTTGCGGCAGCTTCGGGATCGCCCTCACTATAGCGTTCGACGCCGGCTTCGGTGTGCCAGAAGGAGCTTTCCGGGAAGATCGAGGCATCAACGCTGAAGAAGCGGTCGTCGGAGAAGGCCGCCAGCATCATGTCGTTCGGATTGAGTGCGGCCTGAACTGCCTGGCGCAGTTCCTTTTTGACCAGAAGGCCTTCCTTCATGTTCATGTTCATCGACGCCCAGCCGGCATCCTTAAAGATCACGGGCTTGGCGCTGTCGCTTTGTTCTACACGCTCATAGGCGCTGACGGGAAGCGAATCCGCATAGTCGAACTGGCCCGAGATCAAGCCTTCGACGCGGGTATTGGCATCAGGCACGGGCACGAAGCGGATTTCCTTGGCGATCGCCTCACGCTTGCCGGCATAGTTGCTGACCTCTCCTTCCGGAGACGAATAGTCGTCAAAGCGGACGAGCTGGATGTATTGGTCGGGCTTGCGCTCCTTCAGTGCATAGGGTCCGGTGCCGACAAACTCGGTCAAGGTATCGGCGATCTTCTCGGACGGCAGGATGACCGAGGCCTGCGAGAGCGTTGCCAGCAGCGGCGCATAGCGCGACTTCAGCTTGATGACGACAGCGTGATCCCCGTCTTCCGTCAGGCTGTCGACGATCTCGGCAACCTGCTTGCCCTTCGAATTGATCGCCATCCAGCGCTTCAGGGAGGCGGTAACGTCCTTTGCGTCGAAGTCGCTGCCATCGTGGAACTTTACGCCCTCGCGCAGCGGAATCCGATAGGTGAGACCGTCTTCCGACAAAGTGGGCATGTCCGCTGCGAGGAGCGGCACCGACTTCCACTGGGCGTCGTAGGTGTAGAGCGTCTCGAAAATGTGCTGGTCGATGGTCAGCACGATATCCGTCGGCGTCTGCATGACGTCGAGGGTTGGCGGTTCGCCGATCGTCGCGACGGTCAGTACGCCGTCGCTTGCCTGCGCCAGAGCCAGGCTGCTTGCGCCGGCCAGTGCCGCCAGCGTGATCAGAGCAAGTACATTCTTCTTCATGGTCATCCCCTTCTTGTGTTGCGTCGTCAATCAACCCGGCCGGCTTTCCTCCCGGCCGAAAGTTCAGGCATTATCCAGCCCCAGCGGGTCAGCCACGCGCGGCCAAAGCTCAAGGCTTGCTTTGAGGTAGGGCGTGATCGCCGGGTCGGTCGGATAGGAGGTCGGCGCGGCGATGTAGACGATCTCGGACGAGATCGGCTGGAAGCCGGCATAGAAATGGTTAGTCGACTTGATCAGTAGATATGACTTCCCGGAAAGTTCGACGCCCTGGTTGGTGAAGATGTCCGGTTCGTAGGTCTGGGTGCGGCTGGTGATCAGCAGGATATCGATGTTCGTGCCGACGGGGCGGATGACGGCGGTGCTTCCGAGCGTCACTCGACTGTTTTGAAAACTTTGCCAGCCGGCATCAAATACCTTTGCGACAGTGACGCGCAGGTCCAGCGGATCACCGCCTTCCGGCCCGGATTTGCCACCGATGCGCAGGTTGATCTGCGCCCCTTCTCCCGCCGCGTGGCAGAAGGTGACCGCGATTGGATCCCATATTGTTGCCACCGCGATGCCGTCCAATCCGCGTGTCATCATGCGGCGGAGGATGTGGGTCGCGTCACCGGCCACGCCGCCGCCGGGATTGTCCCAGATGTCGGCGATCGTGACCGGCTTGTCGTGATGAGCGGCGCGGATGGCGACCGCCTTATCCAGGCCGGTCTCGGTGTCGAACATGGGCATGGCGGTCGTCTTGCGCAGGCTGTAGAGCTCGCGCCCGAGCCGCGCGGCCAGCGCGTCGCCCTTCTCCTTGTCATTGTCGGTCACGACCACCATGCGCGTGCCCATGTCGGGCAGGTCGCCGGCCATGAAGCCGTGGATAACGGAGATCGACAGGATGCCGTCCCTGCCTTCCATTGCCTTGAGGCGGTCCACGAAGGACCGCATCGGCTCGCGGCTGGTCGGGAAAATGGTAATCATGCGGCAATCGAAGGTGGAGATGACCGGCGTGATCTCACCGCGCAAAGTCCTCAACGCCAGGTCAACAACATGCTCCCCACGCTGTTCGAAATCCGTGTGGGGGAATTCCTGGAAGGCGGCCATGATGTCGAGATTGGCGACCCGCAGCGCCGTCAGGTGGCTGTGCGGGTCGAACTCCGCAGCGATCAGCACGCCGGCGCCAACGATGTCTCGAATGCGGGAAAGCAGATCGCCTTCCGGATCGTCATAACCCTGGGCGGCCATGGCGCCATGCAAGCCAAGTACCACCCCGTCGACAGGCAAGGCTGCCTTCAGCTCTGAAAGGATCAGGTCACGCAGCGTCTCGTAGGTTTGTCGCTGGATCAGGCCGGCTGGTTCCGCCCAGCAGGAAGTGCCCTCGATGACAGTGAAGCCTTCTTCCCGGCTGCGACGGCGGAGGATCGGGACCACGGCGGAGCAAAGCGTGGGGGTATCCGGATGCTCGCCCGGCCCGGCATAGAAAGCCGCCTTGAAGGCATTCATATCAGTGGGGACGGGTGAGAAGGTGTTGGTCTCGGTCGCCAGCGAGGCGGTAAAAATGCGCATTCCAGTCCTGTCCGCATACACTCCGGCCTTCGCGCCACCGCAATGGGGCGCGCTGCCGTCGGATCTTTGCCATGAAGCCGAGAGCTCTGATCATGCCTCTCTGGGCTGTGTTAGCCCCGGCGCATTCAGGATCTCGATGTCCCGCTTTCTCAGTTCACCCACTCACCATTTCGGTGTAATTTATTTTCGCCATAATGCGTCAAAATGATTCGAAGTCAATGCTCCTTCCCGGTTTCCAGCAGGAGGATGTAATTAATTTTCTTATCGAGCGAAATCGCGCATTATTTTCGTAAGGGGGAAGTGCTCGCAACTCGTTCCACGATAGGCGGAAGGGGCGTTACTGCTTTAAGATCATCAGCTTCCGGCAACTCAGGTGGGAGGTTGATCCAGAACGAGGCCTTGCTCGCCATGAAAAAGCAGGCCCGCAACAGGCCCGCCATTTTCGTGACGTTCGCTGGTTCTGGATGCCCGGCCCATTCGCTCAGATCATGAGGAAGCAAAAAATCTAAGGTGCTTCACCAGACAGTCCCGCGTGCATCCACTTTCTCGACGCGCGTGACGATGCCTTTGCGGTGGAAGACCATCCGTTCGAAAAGATTGCTCACGACGCAGGTGTGGTTCGGGACTACCTTCACCATTCTGCCAACCTGAGGGAAAGGCTCGATGCATTTTGAAAGATCGACCACCGCATGTTCCTCTGACAGCGAGACGATGCGGGCGCCTTCGAACCCATCGATCGTACCGTAGTCGGTAAAGCCGAGGAGGTCGGACGTGAGGGCCTTGGAACCGCAATCCAGCACGGCCCGATCCTCTGCAGGCCGCGAAACCACTGTGGCAAGGACATGCATGGCAAGGTCATTGGCACTGCAATGACCGGCGCGGACCATGCTGCGGTCGTTATAGACATAGGTGCCCGCCCGATGTTCAGTAGCAGATGGCACGAGATGGGCGGCGAACAGATCCGGAGAGCCGCCGCTGGAGCGGACGGGGCAGTTGATGCCCTTTCCCGACAGAAGCGCCATGGTGCGGGCCAGGAACACTTCCACTTCAGCCGCTCCGCCGACGGCCGGGTAGGTCATGATCCCTCCAAAACGCAAGCTCGGCGCTGCCGCCACCTGTTCGGCAAGCAAGGCCGCGGCCTCCGGTGTCTGCACGCCACAGCGCCGGGCGCCGGTGTCGCATTCAATCAGCACCGTCAGCGGCTGATCGGCACTGAACGTGGAAGCGAGTCCAGCGATGGTGACTTCGCTGTCCGCTACAACGGCAAGCTTCGCGACCCGTGAATTCAGAGCCTTCAGGCGGGCGAGTTTGGTGGGCCCCAGAATGTTGTAGGTAATCAGGATGTCATCGAAGCCCGCCTCGGCAAATATCTCAGCCTCGGTCACCTTCTGGCAATTGAGACCAACCGCGCCAGCGTCCAACTGCTGGCGTGCAATCGCCGCGATCTTGTGGGTCTTGATGTGCGGCCGGAACGCCTTGCCGTGCTGGTCGCAATAGGCCTGGGCGCGCGCGATGTTGGCAGCCAGTCGGTCCTCGTCGATCACCGGCATTGGGGTCGCAATCTGCTCAAGCGGTGTGCCGGCTTCCGGCCAGGGATAGTCCATGGTGAACCTCATCGGGAAATGGAGCGCCACAATTGCGGCGGCAGTGATTGCTTTTATTTTCTTTCCAGCTGCGGATTTATTGATGGCTGCCCGTACTATGGTATCAAAAGCGGGGCAAAGTGAAATTCATTTTCAAATGATGCATTCCTCGAACCGCTGCCGAAGCATAGGAAGAATTGAATGGACCTTTTTCACGCCCTTTCTGATGAGGAGGGCAGACTGTCCAGCCTGGAGGCGAAACTGGCGCAGTTTGCGTTGGAGAACGTCGATTTTGTCGTCAACTCCTCCATTGTGGAATTGGCCGATCGGGTTGGCGTCTCCCCCCCGACCGTGACACGTTTCTGCCGGCGGCTGGGTTGCCAAGGTTACTCCGACTTCAAAGTGCAACTCGCCAAGCTCGCCTATGTCGGATTGCGCTACCTTAAACCGGAAGTGCCCACGACCACGGTGGAGGAGGTGGCGCACGATATCGTCTCGAAGGCGCAGAACGCGCTGTTCGAACTGCATCGCCAGCTCGATCTTGTCGCCATCGAAAAGGCTGCGGACATATTGCGAAGGGCCGATTTCATCCAGGCGTTCGGAGGCAGCGGTAACTCGACGATGATCGTCAATGAGCTCTACAACCGCCTCTTCCGTCTCGGCTGTCGGATCAATGCTTCCAACGACCACGGCATGAACCTGATGTTGTCGGCTGCGGCACAGCCCGGAACAGTGATGTTCGGTTCGTCCTTTACCGGCCGGGACATGGGTCTTGTCCATTGCCTGGAGCTTCTGCGGCAGAACGACATCCCAACGATCGTCATGACGCAGGCGGGCTCGCCGGTCGCCGTCGCTGCGGATGTCGTGATTGCGATCGAGATGCCGGAGGGCAAGAATATTTTCCGACCGACATCCACTCGCTATGCCTATCTTGCCGCGATCGACATACTGGCGAACATGGTCGCCTATGCCGATCGAAACAAGGCACTTAGATCTCTCCGCAGCATCAAGGGCGAACTGGTGCGCAACCGAGACGGAGACGACCGCCAGCTTCTAGGGGATTAGAGGTCACTTTCGCCGTATCTCAGTCCCCCTCGTCAGGTCTTGCGGTTTGATCGCGGCACTGCGGAGGCATCGTCAGCCTTGCGCCCGCAACTCGGTCATAGAGCTCTTCACCACAGATACCCGGTAGCGGACATTGCCCCGGAGGCCGCGTAACGTTGCCTGTGCGCTGCTAGCGCACGTAGCGATCGCAGGTGTCGTGTGACCGACAGGTTGCCGCGTGCGGAACATCCCTGGGAATCTAATCACGAGGGCGCATCGCCGCCAATCTCCACTACCCTCCGAAGTAGTGTCGTGGTAGTTTATGAAGGGGTGCTGGTAATCTTCGTCGATCTGCAAGGCGCGCTTTAATGCACCGTCCTGAAGGCATGCGTGCGAGATACAGACTGTACCTTCTGGGCTCCTTTGCCCTGACGGATCGCACCGGTAGATCCCTCGCCCCGAAGTCGCAAAAAGCACAAGCGTTGCTGGCGATGCTCGCTTTGGCACGACGAGGCTTACCTTCAAGGGTTTGGCTGCGCGACAAGCTCTGGAGCGACAGATCCGAAGAACACGCTTTCGCTAACCTCCGACAGACTCTGCTGGAAATTCGAAAAACGCTTGGCTCTGCACGTGCGCTCGTGCAGGCGGACAAGCTGAGCGTATGGCTGGACTTGGAGCAGGTGGAGCTGGATCTCCAACAGACTACGGCTTGGGAGAGAGCGAATGATCAACTCCTGGAGGGGATTGATGTCCGCGACCCGGAGTTTGAGGAATGGCTTAGGCTCGAACGGCAAATCTGGCAAACAGGGCTGCGACGTGTTGGAGGGCCCGCAATGCTAGATAGAGGCGACGCGGCGGGAAGTTCGGGGGAGCTTCGTCGTGAACATCGCCGTGCCACATCCCTGCCGCATATGGAAAAAGTGCACCGTGGGTAGGCAGAAGCGCCCGCTCCAGCCGATCGAACTTGGTCGATCTGCGTCAGGTAGGAAAGGAGCGGATCAAATCAGAAGATTCAAGCTCCGCAATAGGCCGTCGGCGGACAATGGCCCTATCCGGAACGCGCTGCCAGTTTGAGCGGCATGGGTTGTGGGTGGAGGTGAAAGCGTTGTCGCAAATGCCTGAAGGCGTTCGCAAGGCACGCAGTATCTTCGTTGAACATAAACCTACTGCGTGCCTTCCGAGAAGGTGAGTGCTTAGCGATTGCGATCGACACCCTCGTAGTAGTCGCCGCTGTCGATCGTCCTGCTATCTGTCATCGGGCGCGGCAGGACCGGGTTGATGCCCTGGGTCGTGAAGAGGTCGACGCCCGGCATGTGTGCCGCACCAGTCGAGCCCCCCGCACCAGGATAGTACTCACCCTCGGCCGCAGATGCTGCGGTCCCAATGGCTGCAGTGGCGATGAATGCGACTGCCAAGGTTGTGTTCGTGGTCTTCATTGTTCTGTCCTTTCGATTTGAATGCAGGGGCTGTCCTGCCCTGCGGTTGGGTTACTGGTTGAAGTCTTCGGGGTGCGATGTTGGCTACCGGATGTCCCTCAGGTCATCGTTCGGTAGACGGTTGTCTCTGGACGTCGGCATGCGCGGTATCCCCGAATGCTTCCATCGCGGGCCACCAGTGACCACGTGGTCAACGGGCATGAACCCCAGTGCAAGTTGCGTACCCCGGTAGTATTCGCCCTCGCTGGCGAATGCGATCGGCGCGCCTGCCACAGCGAACAGGGCGGCCATCAATAGTGTCTTCGTCATTGGTTTTATCCTCCTGCTTCATTCGCGGCCCTCACGGGCAGCTTGTTCCATGCTTGCAAGGCGGTGGGCGCTAAGGGGGAAGCGCCCCCTCGTAGTAGTCGCCGGCCTTATTTGATCCGAAGACCAGCCTTTCTCGTTTGGTAGCCGCGTCCCAGCCCTGCTGATCGCGCTGCAGGCTGATCACCGACTGACTGGCCGGGTAGATCGCATCGCTCTCATGGCTGCCGCCACTCAACGCGATCCAGGCCATGAAAGCCGGAGCGACCCGGTGGATCGGACTCATCATTGTTTCTTCTCCCTTCTTCCGTCTCGGCACCCGGTCCATATGGCCGTGTCGCCTTTGTTGTTGGTGGCAGCATCGCGCGCAGGCGTCAGCCGGGCGTGAAGCCAGCGTCAATGCCGCGTCAAAAAAGCGCAAAAGAGAAAGAAAAACGAAGGCACCGCGAAAGTCGGCGGCATCAGCGACGCGTGTCGGAGCGCGCGGGCGCGACCCGTGATGGGTCGCTGCCGATCGAGACGATACTCGTTGGCGCTTCGACTAGTTCGCGAGGGGCGGCACGGCGCCGAAGGCGTCTTCGGCGGTTCCTACGGCTGGTCGAGCGCCGGGCGCTTCCACCATGCCCAGAGCCAGATCCACCGCTTCCTGAATATCGCCCTCGGCGGTTATGTCCGCTCCGTCAACAGCTATAGCGCCGGCGCTTCGGCGGTCATACTCCCGTGGATCCTCGGACCCTTCGAGGCGATGTCTCGCAACAATGTGACCTGGAGCCAGATCGAGGCGGAAACGGATGTGGTGCTGGCCTTCGGCGGCATGGCGCTGAAGAATTCCAATGTCGCGAGCGGCGGCGTCACCACCCATATCGAAAGGGGGGCGATGGCGCGCGCCGCGGCGCGGGGCTGTCGTTTTCATCTGTTCAGCCCGCTGCGCGACGATTTTCCGCCGGAAGCCGGCGCCATCTGGCACCCGATCCGCCCCGGAACGGACGTCGCCGTGATGCTCGGCCTGTGCAACACCATGCTTGCGGAAGGCCTGCACGACGTTGAATTTCTCGAACAATATTGCACCGGCTTCGACGTCTTTTCCGCCTATCTGGCAGGTGGTGAAGATGGCCAGCCCAAGACGGCCGAATGGGCAAGCGGCATTTCCGGCGTGCCGGCGCAAAGCATCGTGCGGCTGGCCCGCGAGATGACCGCCGGCCGCTCCCTAGTCACTGTGGCGCATGCGCTTCAGCGGGCCCGCTTCGGCGAGCAGCCGGTCTGGGCCGGCGCGGCTCTGGCGGCGATGGCAGGCCAGATCGGCCTGCCGGGCGGCGGCTATAATTACGCCCTCGGCACGATGGGCCATA from Pseudorhizobium banfieldiae encodes the following:
- a CDS encoding MurR/RpiR family transcriptional regulator, encoding MDLFHALSDEEGRLSSLEAKLAQFALENVDFVVNSSIVELADRVGVSPPTVTRFCRRLGCQGYSDFKVQLAKLAYVGLRYLKPEVPTTTVEEVAHDIVSKAQNALFELHRQLDLVAIEKAADILRRADFIQAFGGSGNSTMIVNELYNRLFRLGCRINASNDHGMNLMLSAAAQPGTVMFGSSFTGRDMGLVHCLELLRQNDIPTIVMTQAGSPVAVAADVVIAIEMPEGKNIFRPTSTRYAYLAAIDILANMVAYADRNKALRSLRSIKGELVRNRDGDDRQLLGD